Proteins from a genomic interval of Aureimonas sp. AU20:
- a CDS encoding pilus assembly protein TadG-related protein — protein sequence MRGRRLLRRFGENRSGNIALTFCIALPVMIGATTFATDMGNLYLQRRSLQGTADAAALAAAGQPSKGQALVRRILDENGHKAASFALSFGAYKVDASGARRFTPQADGPIARVEAASDIELHFAGIFGLTKQSVAAKSDAARMPVVSLSAGSRLAAAEPTVLNPLFEKLLGFKVDLKVADYNALLTSSLPLKPLLSALAQTMGESPVDAILGNVLTKPLKISVVLDLLSRQMDAKGDSPAGAALRKMALQLKSSSATVTLSEALALDPALLQSSLGHASARLASSISVLGLVDALLGQNRVDATIKADVGVPGLASQKVELMIGEAMKKTRSMAVSDGLPKIATDQIRMRLTTQVGLLGLGEVKLPLELVVAGGTAEVVSVTCSDKAWEREVKVAIRPGLARLSLGDTDRRPLAQAHVNDRLSPVMIASLLGVEGVANAVIAATPKTVTFRGNEIGSGATKSVDTKSLVSGLFSTVLKETDFKMLGLSAGPILATVEPLLMTLAKPIDEILNSVLATAGVRVGELDVRVDDLACQQARIVG from the coding sequence ATGAGAGGCCGCCGGCTTCTCCGGCGTTTCGGCGAAAACCGGTCCGGCAACATCGCGCTGACCTTCTGCATCGCGCTTCCCGTGATGATCGGCGCGACGACCTTCGCCACGGACATGGGCAATCTCTACCTGCAACGGCGCAGCCTTCAGGGCACGGCGGACGCCGCCGCGCTCGCCGCCGCCGGCCAGCCCAGCAAGGGGCAGGCCCTCGTGCGCCGCATTCTGGACGAGAACGGCCACAAAGCAGCAAGCTTTGCTTTGAGCTTCGGCGCGTACAAGGTCGACGCCTCTGGCGCGCGGCGCTTCACGCCGCAGGCGGACGGGCCGATCGCGCGTGTCGAGGCGGCGAGCGACATCGAGCTTCATTTCGCCGGGATTTTCGGCCTGACGAAGCAGAGCGTGGCCGCGAAGTCGGATGCCGCGCGTATGCCGGTCGTCTCCCTGTCGGCGGGCAGCCGCCTCGCCGCGGCCGAGCCGACCGTCCTGAACCCCCTTTTCGAGAAGCTTCTCGGCTTCAAGGTCGATCTGAAGGTCGCGGACTACAACGCGCTTCTCACCTCCAGCCTGCCGCTGAAGCCGCTTCTGTCCGCGCTGGCGCAGACGATGGGCGAGTCGCCGGTCGATGCGATCCTGGGCAATGTCCTGACCAAGCCGCTGAAGATTTCGGTGGTTCTCGATCTCTTGTCCCGGCAGATGGATGCGAAGGGCGACAGCCCGGCCGGCGCGGCGCTACGAAAGATGGCGCTTCAGCTGAAATCCTCATCCGCCACCGTGACGCTCAGTGAGGCGCTGGCGCTCGACCCGGCCTTGCTCCAGAGCAGCCTCGGCCACGCCTCGGCGCGGCTGGCCTCCTCGATCTCGGTGCTCGGGCTCGTCGACGCGCTTCTCGGCCAGAACCGGGTGGACGCGACGATCAAGGCGGACGTTGGGGTGCCCGGCCTCGCGTCGCAGAAGGTGGAGCTCATGATCGGCGAGGCCATGAAGAAGACCCGCAGCATGGCGGTGTCGGACGGGCTGCCGAAGATCGCGACCGATCAGATACGAATGCGGCTGACCACTCAGGTGGGCCTCCTGGGCCTGGGAGAGGTGAAACTGCCGCTCGAACTGGTGGTGGCCGGGGGAACCGCCGAGGTCGTGTCCGTCACCTGCTCCGACAAGGCCTGGGAGCGCGAGGTGAAGGTCGCCATCCGTCCCGGGCTCGCGCGCCTGTCGCTCGGCGACACCGATCGCAGGCCGCTGGCGCAAGCGCATGTGAACGACCGCCTGTCGCCGGTGATGATCGCGAGCCTCTTAGGGGTCGAGGGCGTTGCGAACGCGGTGATCGCCGCCACGCCCAAGACGGTGACGTTTCGCGGCAATGAGATCGGCAGCGGCGCCACCAAGAGCGTCGACACCAAGAGCCTCGTGTCCGGGCTTTTCTCAACCGTCCTCAAGGAAACCGATTTCAAGATGCTGGGGCTCTCGGCAGGCCCGATCCTTGCCACGGTCGAGCCCCTTCTCATGACCCTTGCCAAGCCGATCGACGAGATCCTAAACTCGGTGCTGGCCACGGCGGGCGTGCGCGTGGGGGAACTCGACGTCCGGGTGGACGACCTCGCCTGCCAACAGGCGCGGATCGTCGGCTAG
- a CDS encoding DNA-3-methyladenine glycosylase family protein, which yields MAEGSIDTMENGAIRTEADIARALAALMEADPRLGPVLARAGEVPLRRSAGGLRGLLGTIVAQQVSRASADAIFARFAQEVDLDDASALNAAPDEALRRAGLSRPKMRTVRVIAEAVASGALDFNRLQRLDAAGAIAEMTAVHGIGRWTAECHLLFALGHPDVFPAGDLALQIAVADALDLPERPKEKPLAAIAALWSPHRATAARLFWSYYHALTRRDAAPVEPEIGASPGATNCA from the coding sequence ATGGCGGAGGGGAGCATCGACACGATGGAAAACGGGGCGATCCGAACCGAGGCCGACATCGCGCGGGCGCTGGCCGCCCTCATGGAGGCCGATCCGCGCCTTGGGCCCGTGCTGGCGCGGGCGGGCGAGGTGCCGCTGCGCCGGAGCGCCGGGGGCTTGCGCGGCCTTCTCGGCACGATCGTCGCCCAGCAGGTCTCGCGGGCGAGCGCCGATGCCATCTTCGCCCGCTTCGCGCAGGAGGTCGATCTCGACGACGCGAGTGCGCTCAACGCCGCGCCGGACGAGGCGCTGCGCCGCGCCGGCCTATCCCGCCCCAAGATGCGCACCGTGCGCGTCATTGCCGAGGCCGTGGCGAGCGGCGCCTTGGATTTCAACAGGTTGCAGAGGCTCGACGCGGCGGGCGCCATCGCTGAGATGACGGCCGTCCACGGCATCGGCCGCTGGACGGCGGAATGCCATCTCCTTTTCGCGCTCGGCCATCCCGACGTGTTTCCGGCCGGCGACCTCGCGCTACAAATCGCCGTTGCCGATGCGCTGGATCTTCCCGAACGGCCGAAGGAAAAGCCGCTGGCGGCCATCGCCGCACTCTGGTCGCCGCACCGCGCCACGGCCGCCCGCCTGTTCTGGAGCTATTACCATGCGCTGACGCGGCGGGACGCCGCACCCGTCGAACCCGAGATCGGAGCCAGTCCGGGGGCGACCAATTGTGCATGA
- a CDS encoding Wadjet anti-phage system protein JetA family protein yields MTRPTPQVRTPELRTTKVRMPLFDVLPPDLFKPLASSSRRLYADLLLHLHHRTFTLSASVPRRAEVIAEIDAFLARRAPEDAALEDEGPNTKAEERARTAYERLVETGWLVEYRERYLKLVDLDPEASGLLHLLSDIERGETVSYGGAVLSVLSALESAAADPAERSENLRNALRGASEFMAHMRTVSVSLRQAEERILRQPSLREVFRHFFESFVERHLIRDFKTLHTRDNPFRFRGGILRQAADMSASAEMVAALGAAYTREGRALNVEAGVARVREELATIASVFEAAEEHLAGIDATVSRIERRIANTARYMDRIQHRSEVGLVDAMKAVAAAKGDEIPVGIALLPRILPLGPVHIPAPRRDKPAIIRTVLTERAPDPAALRYAKAKEEYVRRTRVTPERLSSYVERALASRPEMRGRDMPIESVDDFVAFQRLREIPSIFNGALARSYEIVLLTDRCANDWISCQDFLIRRRTLAETSKASQNAA; encoded by the coding sequence GTGACCCGCCCCACGCCCCAGGTTCGCACGCCCGAGCTTCGCACGACCAAGGTTCGAATGCCGCTTTTCGACGTCCTGCCGCCCGACCTGTTCAAGCCTTTGGCGTCGTCGTCGCGCCGGCTTTACGCCGATCTGCTGCTGCATCTTCATCACCGCACCTTCACCCTGTCCGCCTCGGTGCCGCGCCGGGCCGAAGTGATCGCCGAGATCGACGCCTTCCTGGCGCGCCGCGCGCCCGAGGACGCCGCGCTCGAGGACGAGGGGCCGAACACCAAGGCCGAGGAACGCGCCCGCACCGCCTACGAGAGGCTGGTGGAAACCGGCTGGCTGGTGGAATATCGCGAGCGCTATCTGAAGCTGGTCGATCTCGACCCCGAGGCGAGCGGCCTCCTGCATCTTCTCTCCGACATCGAGCGCGGCGAGACGGTGAGCTATGGTGGCGCGGTGCTCAGCGTTCTCAGCGCGCTGGAAAGCGCGGCTGCGGACCCGGCCGAGCGCTCGGAAAACCTGCGCAACGCGCTACGCGGGGCGAGCGAGTTCATGGCGCATATGCGCACGGTCTCGGTCTCGCTGCGCCAGGCCGAAGAGCGCATCCTGCGCCAGCCCTCGCTGCGCGAGGTGTTCCGCCACTTCTTCGAAAGCTTCGTGGAACGCCATCTCATTCGCGACTTCAAGACGCTGCACACGCGCGACAATCCGTTCCGCTTCCGAGGCGGCATCCTGCGTCAGGCCGCTGACATGAGCGCCAGTGCCGAGATGGTCGCCGCGCTCGGCGCAGCCTATACGCGGGAAGGGCGGGCGCTGAACGTCGAGGCTGGCGTCGCGCGCGTGCGCGAGGAACTCGCCACGATCGCCTCCGTGTTCGAGGCGGCCGAGGAGCATCTGGCCGGCATCGACGCCACCGTCTCGCGCATCGAGCGGCGCATCGCCAACACGGCCCGCTACATGGATCGCATCCAGCACCGCTCCGAGGTCGGGCTGGTGGACGCGATGAAGGCCGTGGCCGCTGCCAAGGGCGACGAAATCCCCGTCGGCATCGCGCTTCTACCCCGCATCCTGCCGCTTGGCCCCGTGCATATTCCCGCGCCGCGCCGCGACAAGCCGGCCATCATCCGCACAGTCCTCACCGAGCGCGCGCCCGACCCGGCCGCGCTGCGCTACGCCAAGGCGAAGGAGGAGTATGTCCGGCGCACGCGCGTCACGCCCGAGCGCCTTTCCTCCTATGTCGAGCGCGCGCTGGCCTCGCGGCCGGAGATGCGCGGGCGCGACATGCCGATCGAAAGCGTGGACGATTTCGTCGCCTTTCAGCGGCTGCGGGAGATTCCCTCGATTTTCAACGGCGCCCTGGCGCGCTCCTACGAGATCGTGCTCCTGACCGATCGCTGCGCCAACGACTGGATCTCCTGCCAGGACTTCCTGATCCGCCGCCGCACACTCGCGGAGACATCGAAGGCGAGCCAGAATGCAGCGTGA
- a CDS encoding helix-turn-helix domain-containing protein yields the protein MSLDPVDQHIGARLRAFRLQRNLSLQAVGQGLGVTYQQIRKYESGSNRVSASTLYRLAEFFGIDPCAFFEGLPGVGPSDSAWEGDPSMRAVLTRIPDPDLRHHLAALLRALELRDQSEDVPKPVQS from the coding sequence GTGTCTCTTGATCCCGTGGACCAGCACATTGGCGCCCGCCTGCGAGCCTTTCGTCTCCAGAGAAATCTGTCGCTCCAGGCCGTCGGCCAAGGACTGGGCGTGACCTACCAGCAGATCCGCAAGTACGAATCGGGAAGCAATCGCGTCTCCGCGAGCACGCTGTACCGATTGGCGGAGTTTTTCGGGATCGACCCTTGCGCCTTTTTCGAGGGGCTTCCAGGGGTCGGGCCGTCCGACTCGGCTTGGGAGGGCGATCCCTCCATGCGGGCGGTTCTGACGCGCATTCCCGACCCGGATCTGCGCCATCACCTCGCCGCCCTGCTGCGGGCGCTGGAGCTGCGAGACCAGTCGGAAGACGTGCCCAAGCCGGTCCAGAGCTGA
- a CDS encoding SbcC/MukB-like Walker B domain-containing protein, producing the protein MYSLSRISLINWYLIDAKDIEIRGEAALIGPTGAGKSSIQDAIQSVITGVNQNRLNLNASASGRSSRSVLEYCLGMTGDPAEDGKPLRASCETILALTFRNYYTEEPITVGVALSARHGDSREEVLSRFVIPGHAFSVAHVRRRVKGVTTVAPWSEIASALRAEHPGMEEFRNSAEKFTAHMLGLMRGGAAVPNPKHFLRAFSNALAFKPIFDPTLFVRDFVLEPDPLDVERVRTSISTWRELERLIADVEARHKHALRIADRFRLWAGARLSADRQRWRAAALESRRLAHELKASRAVLDAREGELRLERGVLDSRRDWIRGWDEEIRSKEALLGAAGGEAQLRQIDAEDKLAARDLAEAEKQWTRLREALAHLVRLHDALKPSDPRASDAARQALALVPAELPPGEALRGRGERLQALVEEATRAESWQHELDAKADALLDETRRLQERLERVEGGLQRPQGALLSREATKLLSALQSDGIPAMPLCDVVEVADPSWQYAAEALLGRGREAIIVQPPLLQRAFDLMWSDRNTFSGCTLVKTSATRSTNAHVPAGSIVEALRTVDEHAKAFLAVRIGAFRKAETDAELDRLDRGVMRNGKTSSGMGLSVQRDLRELLFGRGGGGGDLTDLKAEAIALRARLTEARDRLRTVRDAGRLLGPLLDTLRAEPGPFDLEHRLGTAARRRDTLSRDRALVEESDAKGLRAELADIRAERDAHAKELREEVEPRVQALQQMVATARAKLDMARGQFRAAVTQRRRTFALLDSETNRELLAIDREGGDQTAPAFCGALRDEVKAGEAKRADVMSWLAALRNEARTGAEEASAAARREQLSALRDLADYAATWRVSVPPIDADGMAAGCRFVFAEAERLETNELRGYRDSCAKAGEEMRRILREDLLTRLSDKLGKVTYRLEGINRLLKRHRFTGQTYAFTFAVNGKFQRMHDLALKAGEGELTDEIFETSMDEVEAMIEGGEDAALLADYRQYYTFEIVMTDANGGRTTLSSRALKGSGGEAQVPFYVAIAASLALAYFPGHIAGRPVGMGLALFDEAFNKLDVPNTQALLRFFRDLGLQVLIAGPEDKRATFTEVLDTIILVNKALDGRAVYIDTEHPGEAAKAALAELNPDHRGVEGFRSAAE; encoded by the coding sequence ATGTATAGCCTGTCGCGCATCTCCCTCATCAACTGGTATCTGATCGACGCCAAGGACATCGAGATTCGGGGCGAGGCGGCCTTGATCGGCCCGACAGGGGCCGGCAAGTCCTCGATCCAGGACGCGATCCAGTCCGTCATCACCGGTGTCAACCAGAACCGGCTGAACCTCAACGCCAGCGCCTCCGGCCGTTCCTCGCGCAGCGTGTTGGAATATTGCCTCGGCATGACGGGCGACCCGGCCGAGGACGGCAAACCGCTGCGCGCCTCCTGCGAGACGATTCTCGCGCTCACCTTCCGCAACTACTACACGGAAGAGCCGATCACGGTCGGCGTCGCGCTTTCGGCCCGCCATGGCGACTCGCGCGAAGAGGTCCTGTCGCGCTTCGTGATTCCGGGCCATGCCTTCTCGGTGGCGCATGTCCGGCGGCGCGTGAAGGGCGTCACCACCGTCGCGCCCTGGAGCGAGATCGCCTCGGCCCTTCGTGCCGAGCATCCCGGCATGGAGGAGTTCCGCAACTCGGCGGAGAAGTTCACCGCCCATATGCTGGGCCTGATGCGCGGCGGCGCGGCGGTGCCCAACCCCAAGCATTTCCTGCGCGCCTTTTCCAACGCGCTCGCCTTCAAGCCGATCTTCGACCCGACGCTCTTCGTGCGCGATTTCGTGCTGGAGCCCGATCCGCTCGATGTCGAGCGGGTGCGCACCTCGATCTCCACCTGGCGCGAGCTGGAGCGGCTGATCGCCGATGTCGAGGCGCGGCACAAGCATGCGCTGCGCATCGCCGACCGGTTCCGCCTCTGGGCCGGGGCGCGGCTATCCGCCGACCGGCAGCGCTGGCGCGCCGCCGCGCTGGAATCGCGCCGACTGGCCCACGAACTCAAGGCCTCCCGCGCCGTTCTCGACGCGCGCGAGGGCGAGTTGCGGCTGGAGCGCGGCGTGCTCGACAGCCGGCGCGACTGGATTCGGGGCTGGGACGAGGAAATTCGCTCCAAGGAGGCGCTGCTGGGCGCCGCCGGTGGCGAGGCGCAGCTTCGCCAGATCGACGCCGAGGACAAGCTCGCCGCGCGCGACCTCGCCGAGGCCGAGAAGCAATGGACGCGCCTGCGCGAGGCGCTGGCCCATCTCGTTCGCCTTCACGACGCGCTCAAGCCGAGCGATCCGCGCGCCAGCGACGCGGCGCGCCAGGCGTTGGCCCTAGTGCCGGCCGAGCTTCCCCCCGGCGAAGCGCTGCGCGGGCGCGGCGAGCGCCTGCAGGCGCTGGTGGAGGAGGCGACGCGGGCCGAGAGCTGGCAGCACGAGCTGGATGCGAAGGCCGACGCGCTGCTCGACGAGACGCGGCGCTTGCAGGAGCGGCTGGAGCGGGTCGAGGGCGGCTTGCAGCGCCCGCAGGGCGCGCTGCTTTCGCGCGAGGCGACGAAGCTTCTCTCCGCCCTCCAGAGCGACGGCATTCCCGCCATGCCGCTTTGCGACGTGGTAGAGGTGGCCGACCCCAGCTGGCAATATGCCGCCGAGGCCCTGCTCGGGCGCGGGCGCGAGGCGATCATCGTTCAGCCGCCGCTCCTGCAGCGGGCCTTCGATCTCATGTGGAGCGACCGCAACACGTTCTCCGGCTGCACGCTGGTGAAGACCTCGGCGACGCGCTCCACCAACGCCCATGTGCCGGCGGGCAGCATCGTCGAGGCGCTGCGCACCGTGGACGAGCACGCCAAGGCCTTTCTCGCCGTGCGCATCGGCGCCTTCCGCAAGGCCGAGACCGATGCCGAGCTCGATCGGCTCGATCGCGGCGTCATGCGCAACGGCAAGACCTCGTCGGGCATGGGCCTGTCGGTGCAGCGCGACCTGCGCGAGCTTCTGTTCGGGCGCGGCGGGGGCGGGGGCGATCTCACGGATCTGAAAGCCGAGGCGATCGCGCTGCGCGCCCGGCTGACCGAGGCGCGGGACCGGCTGCGCACCGTGCGCGATGCCGGCCGCCTGCTCGGGCCGCTTCTCGACACCCTACGCGCCGAGCCCGGCCCCTTCGATCTCGAACATCGCCTGGGAACGGCCGCGCGCCGGCGCGACACGCTGTCCCGCGACCGCGCCCTGGTCGAGGAGAGCGACGCCAAGGGGCTGCGCGCCGAGCTTGCCGACATTCGCGCCGAGCGCGACGCCCATGCCAAGGAACTTCGCGAGGAGGTGGAGCCGCGCGTCCAGGCGCTGCAGCAGATGGTGGCGACCGCGCGGGCCAAGCTCGACATGGCGCGGGGCCAGTTCCGCGCGGCCGTCACGCAGCGCCGCCGGACCTTCGCGCTGCTCGACTCGGAGACCAATCGTGAATTGCTGGCGATCGACCGCGAGGGCGGCGACCAGACGGCCCCCGCCTTCTGCGGGGCTTTGCGCGACGAGGTAAAGGCAGGCGAGGCCAAGCGCGCAGACGTCATGTCCTGGCTGGCCGCGCTGCGCAACGAGGCGCGCACGGGGGCGGAGGAGGCCTCGGCGGCGGCGCGGCGCGAGCAATTGTCGGCGCTGCGCGATCTCGCCGACTATGCCGCGACCTGGCGCGTCTCCGTTCCGCCGATCGACGCGGACGGCATGGCGGCGGGCTGCCGCTTCGTCTTCGCCGAGGCGGAGCGTCTGGAAACCAACGAGTTGCGCGGCTATCGCGACTCCTGCGCCAAGGCGGGCGAGGAGATGCGCCGCATCCTGCGCGAGGACTTGCTGACGCGCCTGTCCGACAAGCTCGGCAAGGTGACCTACCGGCTGGAGGGCATCAACCGGCTCCTGAAGCGCCACCGCTTCACCGGCCAGACCTATGCCTTCACCTTCGCCGTCAACGGCAAGTTCCAAAGGATGCACGACCTCGCCCTGAAGGCGGGGGAAGGGGAGCTGACCGACGAGATTTTCGAGACCTCGATGGACGAGGTCGAGGCGATGATCGAGGGCGGCGAGGACGCCGCGCTGCTGGCCGACTATCGCCAATACTACACGTTCGAGATCGTCATGACCGACGCGAACGGCGGCCGCACGACGCTCTCCTCCCGTGCGCTCAAGGGTTCGGGCGGCGAGGCGCAGGTGCCCTTCTATGTCGCCATCGCCGCCTCGCTGGCGCTGGCCTATTTCCCCGGCCATATCGCGGGGCGTCCGGTCGGCATGGGCCTCGCCCTGTTCGACGAGGCCTTCAACAAGCTCGACGTGCCGAACACGCAGGCGCTCCTGCGCTTCTTCCGCGATCTCGGGCTTCAGGTTCTGATCGCCGGCCCGGAGGACAAGCGCGCCACGTTCACCGAGGTGCTCGACACGATCATCCTCGTCAACAAGGCGCTGGACGGGCGCGCGGTCTATATCGACACCGAGCATCCCGGCGAGGCCGCCAAGGCGGCACTGGCCGAGCTCAATCCCGACCATCGCGGGGTCGAGGGCTTCCGCTCGGCGGCCGAATAG
- a CDS encoding HNH endonuclease has protein sequence MTIAVPSNLSPALVLNADFRPLSYYPLSLWSWQDAIKAVFLDRVTILAEYDRAVHSPTFSMRLPSVVCLKTYVKPARHPAFTRFNVFLRDRFQCQYCGSPHELTFDHVIPRSRGGLTTWENVVTACSPCNLKKGGHMPKDAGMHPHQVPYQPTVHDLHNNGRLFPPNFLHESWLDYLYWDSELDPE, from the coding sequence TTGACGATCGCAGTGCCGTCCAACTTGTCTCCCGCGCTCGTTCTGAACGCGGACTTTCGGCCGTTGAGCTACTATCCCCTGTCGCTCTGGTCCTGGCAGGATGCCATCAAGGCCGTATTCCTCGATCGCGTGACCATTCTCGCGGAGTATGATCGCGCGGTCCATTCGCCGACCTTTTCGATGCGCCTGCCCTCGGTGGTCTGCCTCAAGACCTATGTGAAGCCGGCGCGCCATCCCGCCTTCACGCGCTTCAACGTCTTCCTGCGCGATCGCTTCCAGTGCCAGTATTGCGGCTCGCCGCACGAGCTGACCTTCGACCACGTCATTCCGCGCTCGCGCGGCGGCCTCACCACCTGGGAAAACGTCGTCACCGCCTGCTCGCCCTGCAACCTGAAGAAGGGCGGCCACATGCCGAAGGACGCCGGGATGCATCCGCATCAGGTGCCCTACCAGCCGACCGTGCACGACCTGCACAACAATGGCCGGCTGTTTCCGCCCAACTTCCTGCATGAAAGCTGGCTCGACTATCTCTACTGGGATTCCGAACTCGACCCTGAATAG
- a CDS encoding TadE/TadG family type IV pilus assembly protein, protein MKRVLRHGSFRVPERCLHHFLRSRSGSNSVEFAILAPILCLLLLGAVSVGLFVGTAHSLAQIAADVSRYAMVGDTAETRRQMAETWLRTTGQDYPLVDAKRMSVVVVEQSDLLRVTISYDMTNLPIPDLVRQSMPVPASLVRTASVVIP, encoded by the coding sequence ATGAAACGTGTTCTCCGACACGGCTCTTTTCGCGTGCCCGAAAGGTGCCTCCACCACTTTCTCCGCTCGCGCTCGGGCAGCAACTCGGTCGAGTTCGCGATCCTGGCGCCGATCCTGTGCCTGCTCCTGCTCGGCGCGGTGTCGGTCGGCCTGTTCGTCGGCACCGCGCATTCGCTGGCGCAGATCGCGGCCGACGTGTCGCGCTATGCGATGGTCGGCGACACGGCGGAGACGCGGCGTCAGATGGCCGAGACATGGCTGCGCACCACGGGCCAGGACTATCCGCTGGTGGATGCCAAGCGCATGAGCGTGGTGGTGGTGGAGCAGTCCGATCTGCTTCGCGTGACGATCTCCTACGACATGACCAATCTGCCGATCCCCGATCTCGTTCGGCAGTCCATGCCGGTGCCCGCCTCGCTGGTGCGCACGGCCTCGGTGGTGATCCCATGA
- a CDS encoding DUF4194 domain-containing protein: protein MQREIDEFRDIVDGEWAGGHMAGRRPTGEELTRALQVLITRQCVYSHTPGIGRTYDMVRAYPTFFERYFGSLGYRLVISPRDQMVALTVPADEARYDGVFERLRKDETLVLLALRLLWEEALRAHEVGDGGVVETNTDDLVDRLVAVTQTPPPEETRLLDILRMFARHGALRLGERDRTRRVSTLAILPGIAILVPDSYVRDLLLWAVEPPPGTSSAAGDEGAEAVSDDANEPAGDEPANETKTEGEDDV from the coding sequence ATGCAGCGTGAGATCGACGAGTTCCGCGACATCGTGGACGGCGAATGGGCCGGCGGCCACATGGCCGGCCGCCGCCCGACCGGCGAGGAGCTGACCCGCGCGCTGCAGGTCCTCATCACGCGCCAATGCGTTTATTCCCACACGCCCGGCATCGGGCGCACCTATGACATGGTGCGCGCCTATCCCACTTTCTTCGAGCGCTATTTCGGCTCGCTGGGCTACCGGCTGGTGATCTCGCCGCGCGACCAGATGGTGGCGCTCACCGTTCCCGCCGACGAGGCGCGCTACGACGGCGTGTTCGAGCGGCTGCGCAAGGACGAGACGCTGGTGCTTCTGGCGCTGCGCCTCCTTTGGGAGGAAGCCCTCAGGGCGCACGAGGTCGGCGACGGCGGCGTGGTGGAGACCAACACCGACGATCTGGTGGACCGGCTCGTCGCGGTGACGCAGACACCGCCCCCCGAGGAAACAAGGCTCCTCGACATCCTGCGCATGTTCGCCCGCCACGGCGCGCTGCGGCTCGGCGAGCGGGACCGGACGCGCCGCGTCTCGACGCTGGCGATCCTGCCCGGCATCGCCATCCTGGTGCCCGACTCCTATGTCCGGGATCTCCTGCTCTGGGCGGTGGAGCCGCCCCCCGGAACGAGCTCGGCGGCGGGAGACGAGGGCGCTGAAGCCGTAAGCGACGACGCGAATGAGCCGGCCGGCGACGAGCCGGCGAACGAAACCAAGACGGAGGGCGAGGACGATGTATAG
- a CDS encoding disulfide bond formation protein B, with translation MASDVSFSLRRPTGFRQTLSAGLAALGMAATVGGALLFQHVGGYIPCALCLEQRTPHYIGIPVALAALLAARLRAPAALTRGLLLVVGLLMLWSLALGIYHAGVEWQFWAGPADCAAVGGADLSGDLLQSLDAVHPPSCTEAALRILGLSLAGWNAILSAILATVALRGAFARGDRFGTN, from the coding sequence ATGGCCAGCGACGTGTCCTTTTCTCTTCGTCGGCCCACCGGCTTTCGCCAGACCTTGAGCGCCGGTCTCGCCGCGCTCGGCATGGCGGCGACGGTCGGCGGCGCGCTCCTGTTTCAGCATGTCGGCGGCTACATCCCCTGCGCGCTCTGCCTGGAGCAGCGCACGCCCCACTATATCGGCATTCCCGTGGCCCTCGCGGCGCTTCTGGCGGCGCGGCTGCGCGCGCCGGCCGCGCTCACGCGCGGGCTGCTCCTAGTGGTCGGGCTGTTGATGCTGTGGAGCCTCGCGCTCGGTATCTACCATGCCGGCGTCGAGTGGCAGTTCTGGGCCGGGCCAGCGGACTGCGCGGCGGTGGGCGGCGCCGATCTGTCGGGTGATCTGCTTCAATCGCTGGACGCGGTGCACCCACCCTCCTGCACGGAGGCGGCCCTGCGCATTCTCGGCCTGTCGCTCGCCGGATGGAACGCCATCCTCTCCGCGATCCTGGCCACAGTCGCCCTTCGCGGCGCCTTCGCGCGCGGCGATCGGTTCGGAACGAACTGA